Proteins from one Corticium candelabrum chromosome 4, ooCorCand1.1, whole genome shotgun sequence genomic window:
- the LOC134177919 gene encoding uncharacterized protein LOC134177919: MPPKRRKTVFSSAAAASQKRRRLEEDEVARRQRLDSGRDRVARARAEQGEAARQWRLDSDRHRSATARANENELDRQRRLQINRDTTARTRVDEHIVARQERLAADRNRTAAARAAEDELARQERLAADCNRTAAARTAEDELARHERLASDCNRTAAARAAEDELARQERLAAHCNRTAAARAAEDELARQRRLHSDRERHTATRVRQQPNIPPALNYDAAQPPLPCCIGSMTNVCVNCGAMKWKGEAPGMCCSSGKVKLATLQDPPLLLKSLLLGDSETSRHFLTNIRKYNSAFQMTSMGCNEIKETHGWNPCFKVQGQVYHLIGSLCPLPNEESKFAQIYFLGDVEREIQVRQGIVPGLRINIIEGLQNMLHAINRYVQSFKLAKDVLREYDQQYKVVIHADKRPPREHRGRFNAPMCDEVAVLMVTEEHGKRDIVLRKSDGSLTRIAETHRSYDALQYPLILPHGDDGYYFPDQPVPNQYKVSAMKHYAYRLMMRGGADFNILLRCQRLMQQYVVDMYAKIETERLCFLRREQTKLRAEQYGELRDALLASDGDPTNIGKTVILPSSYTGGPRYMHERTQDAMCYVRKFGRPSLFITMTCNPGWKEITDELLPMQTAQHRPDLIARVFNLKRKELIKQLTKHCIFGKTIAYLCSIEWQKRGLPHAHILVWLPAEHSIHADDIDAAISAELPDPNSDKVLFDIVMTNMIHGPCGRMDKHSPCMRDGACTKRYPKEFKSDTQSGHDGYPLYRRRKPDDCGHQGIKKIKGNDVCIDNRWVVPYSPYLCRMFACHINVELCTSVKSIKYVLKYVNKGRDMAVVSLEKSQPIDEIDLYQTARYVSCSEACWRILNFTIHDRHPAVTNLHVHLLNGQRVVYNDQNAVALAQRPPKTTLTAFFDLCARYRPDLDQLATPDQRFVQNLLYVNVPEYFTFHSGTKTWNPRRLGTAVYSDGQITSFKKSEVIGRVYAVHPKQQECFFLRLLLHHKRGPCSFDDLLTIDARKCQTFREACNCMGLLEEDLHSAMAMQEAAMRAGASTLRALFAVILTTCDVADPLAIWSAYRNDMTDDILHQCRREARQPDMDYSDDMYNECLFRLQELVQQMSGQKLLQYLSI; the protein is encoded by the exons gaCGACTTCAGATTAATCGTGATACCACTGCTAGAACTCGCGTAGATGAACACATTGtagccagacaagaacgattggccgccgaccgcaacagaactgctgcagcgcgtgcagcggaagatgagctagccaGACAAGAGCGATTGGCCGccgactgcaacagaactgctgcagcgcgtacagcggaagatgagctagccaGACACGAGCGATTGGCCTccgactgcaacagaactgctgcagcgcgtgcagcggaagatgagctagccagacaagaacgattggccgcccactgcaacagaactgctgcagcgcgtgcagcggaagatgagctagcTAGACAGCGACGACTTCACAGTGATCGAGAAAGACATACTGCAACAAGAGTGCGACAGCAACCGAATATTCCACCAGCTCTGAACTATGATGCAGCACaacctccacttccgtgttgtattggctctatgacaaacgtgtgtgtcaactgcggcgctatgaagtggaaaggagaagcacctggcatgtgttgcaGTAGCGGAAAAGTGAAACTGGCAACTCTGCAAGATCCACCGCTCTTGCTAAAATCATTGCTTCTAGGTGACTCAGAAACGTCTAGGCATTTCCTTACAAATATTCGCAAGTACAATTCAGCTTTTCAGATGACATCAATGGGTTGCAATGAAATTAAGGAAACACATGGATGGAATCCTTGCTTCAAAGTGCAAGGTCAAGTGTACCACCTCATTGGAAGCCTGTGCCCTTTGCCTAATGAAGAATCCAAATTTGCTCAAATCTACTTTTTGGGTGATGTGGAGAGAGAGATACAAGTAAGACAAGGCATTGTTCCTGGTTTGAGGATAAATATCATTGAGGGTTTACAAAACATGCTTCATGCCATCAATAGGTATGTGCAGAGTTTTAAATTAGCCAAAGACGTTCTCCGTGAATATGATCAGCAGTACAAGGTTGtgattcatgctgacaagAGGCCTCCTAGAGAACACAGAGGGCGGTTTAATGCTCCAATGTGTGATGAGGTAGCTGTGCTTATGGTCACAGAAGAACATGGAAAGAGAGACATTGTCCTTCGTAAGTCTGATGGCAGCCTTACAAGAATAGCTGAAACTCATCGCAGCTATGATGCTTTGCAGTATCCTCTCATACTTCCACATGGAGATGATGGATACTATTTTCCTGACCAACCAGTCCCAAACCAGTACAAAGTATCTGCGATGAAACATTATGCGTATCGACTGATGATGCGAGGTGGTGCAGACTTTAACATCTTGCTACGGTGTCAGAGACTGATGCAACAATATGTTGTTGACATGTACGCCAAAATAGAGACCGAACGGCTGTGCTTCCTTCGGCGAGAGCAAACAAAACTTCGAGCTGAACAATATGGTGAGTTGAGAGATGCACTTCTGGCAAGTGATGGAGATCCAACAAACATCGGTAAGACGGTGATCTTACCTAGCTCCTATACTGGAGGACCACGGTACATGCATGAACGTACACAGGATGCCATGTGCTATGTTAGAAAGTTTGGTAGGCCTTCTCTTTTTATCACAATGACGTGCAATCCCGGCTGGAAAGAAATCACTGATGAACTGCTGCCCATGCAGACAGCACAACATCGTCCAGACCTAATTGCACGTGTCTTTAACCTAAAAAGAAAGGAActcatcaaacagttgaccaAGCACTGCATCTTCGGCAAGACTATTGCATACCTGTGTTCCATTGAATGGCAGAAACGTGGTCTGCCACATGCTCATATTTTAGTTTGGTTACCTGCAGAGCACAGCATTCATGCTGATGACATCGATGCCGCTATTTCCGCTGAGTTGCCTGACCCTAACTCTGACAAGGTGCTGTTTGATATAGTCATGACAAACATGATTCATGGCCCTTGCGGTCGCATGGACAAGCACTCACCCTGCATGCGAGATGGAGCATGCACGAAACGTTACCCGAAAGAGTTTAAAAGTGATACTCAGAGCGGCCATGATGGTTATCCATTATATCGACGACGTAAACCCGATGATTGTGGCCATCAAGGAATAAAGAAGATCAAAGGTAACGATGTCTGTATAGACAATCGATGGGTAGTACCTTACTCTCCCTACCTCTGCCGAATGTTTGCCTGTCATATCAACGTAGAGCTTTGTACAAGTGTCAAGTCTATCAAGTATGTCCTAAAGTATGTCAACAAGGGCAGGGACATGGCAGTTGTTTCGCTAGAAAAATCCCAACCTATCGATGAAATAGATCTGTACCAGACAGCAAGATACGTCAGTTGCAGTGAAGCTTGCTGGAGAATACTGAACTTTACCATTCACGATCGTCATCCAGCAGTGACAAACCTTCATGTCCACCTACTAAATGGGCAGAGGGTTGTTTACAATGATCAAAATGCTGTTGCTCTTGCTCAACGTCCACCTAAAACCACGTTGACAGCTTTTTTTGATCTCTGCGCTCGGTATCGTCCAGATCTTGACCAGCTTGCTACGCCCGACCAGAGGTTTGTTCAAAATTTGCTTTATGTAAATGTGCCCGAGTACTTTACATTTCATTCAGGCACCAAAACGTGGAACCCTCGAAGGCTTGGCACAGCTGTTTACAGTGATGGTCAAATAACTTCATTTAAAAAAAGTGAGGTCATTGGTCGAGTGTACGCCGTGCATCCTAAGCAACAGGAATGCTTCTTTTTACGCCTTCTGCTTCACCATAAGCGGGGACCTTGCTCTTTTGATGACTTGCTTACGATTGATGCACGAAAGTGCCAGACTTTTCGCGAAGCATGTAACTGCATGGGTTTGTTGGAAGAAGACTTGCATTCGGCCATGGCCATGCAAGAGGCAGCCATGCGAGCCGGAGCATCTACACTACGTGctctgtttgctgttatatTGACCACGTGTGATGTTGCTGACCCTCTTGCCATATGGTCTGCATATCGAAATGATATGACTGATGACATACTGCATCAGTGTAGGAGGGAAGCTCGACAGCCTGACATGGACTATAGTGATGATATGTACAACGAGTGTCTCTTTCGACTACAGGAATTAGTACAGCAGATGAGTGGACAGAaact tttgcagTATCTGTCTATCTAG